A section of the Roseivirga sp. BDSF3-8 genome encodes:
- a CDS encoding DNA-3-methyladenine glycosylase I, which yields MTTLSKANRCPWAEGESEAYKAYHDDEWGVPVHDDGTHFEFLILEGAQAGLSWRTILHRREGYRRCFSDFDPVKVAEYTEEDIQRLKKDAGIIRNELKIRGAVTNARLFLKIQEEFGSFDKYIWGFVKGEPIINQWNSLKEVPARTEESDRLSKDLKKRGFKFTGSVIMYAHMQACGLVNDHLVSCFRYSEV from the coding sequence ATGACTACATTATCAAAAGCTAATCGCTGTCCATGGGCCGAAGGTGAGTCTGAAGCCTACAAAGCCTACCATGACGATGAATGGGGCGTACCGGTGCATGATGACGGTACGCATTTTGAGTTTCTTATACTTGAGGGAGCGCAGGCTGGGCTGAGCTGGCGAACGATCCTTCACAGAAGAGAGGGGTATCGCCGTTGCTTCAGTGATTTTGACCCGGTGAAGGTGGCTGAATATACGGAAGAGGATATCCAGCGTCTGAAAAAGGATGCAGGAATTATCCGCAATGAACTGAAAATACGTGGGGCGGTGACGAATGCGAGGTTGTTTCTAAAAATTCAGGAAGAGTTTGGCAGCTTTGATAAGTATATCTGGGGTTTTGTAAAGGGGGAGCCGATTATAAATCAGTGGAACTCTTTAAAGGAGGTACCTGCCCGAACTGAAGAGTCGGACCGGCTAAGCAAGGATTTGAAAAAGAGGGGATTTAAATTTACTGGAAGCGTGATTATGTATGCGCACATGCAGGCATGCGGGCTGGTAAATGACCACCTGGTATCTTGCTTTCGTTATTCAGAAGTCTAA
- a CDS encoding Kazal-type serine protease inhibitor has translation MKLLLQFMLLGGTMLALGCGKEEERSSGCIDASLINEDAACIQIYDPVCGCNGQTYPNDCEATNAGVTEYRAGVCDS, from the coding sequence ATGAAACTACTATTACAATTCATGCTACTGGGGGGGACTATGCTGGCCCTGGGGTGCGGAAAAGAAGAGGAGAGATCATCCGGGTGTATAGATGCGAGTCTGATAAATGAAGATGCGGCGTGTATACAGATTTATGATCCGGTGTGCGGCTGCAACGGGCAAACGTACCCAAACGACTGCGAAGCGACAAATGCAGGGGTGACGGAGTATAGGGCGGGTGTTTGTGACTCGTGA
- a CDS encoding CARDB domain-containing protein, with product MKKLLTLLLTIFSISAYATPDLIISSYYLPTTVLTAGSSMTISVGVKNIGTSASEEVDVKVFLSTDNSYSEEDIRLFWQETEGIGVNESDGEIANITIPVNTPAGSYHLVFYADHEGFVSELDESNNTDFREITVEPGLPDFSATDLFGPASAIVGNTINIGCTVTNSGTANNVSFKVTYYLSKKTYLDGTETVLGYDFSTGDDGEYGQFMLPAITDGNYYILYEVDSDQDVTESNESNNIAYQAIQIFNRPDLEITSLNLNQHIFSTTPVVDFTLNVLNSGTLPSTTVNLQGYLSTDSNIGFGDIQFYSSTLSGLNVGQQTTITDQITLNPITEGDYYVIFAVDQNNSLIEISELNNQKALFTTIYQPYPDFAISNLSVPTSIKPGDGGNISFRVSNNGEISGSTDYAVYLSGSSSIPAGVSPIATGSISTLSVGQSRIINKTINIPLGATTGDDRKLIVLINTSKAHETNSSNNKTSADIGIGEIDLKVEIIQFKILGASSDFTSSVTENESVNYKVKFSNAGTLTGKNIYVTTLMSLNGDIRYATTVKEGYITLIPGEFVTWDEIFVPSGYTQNYYGTKYFHAIGNIGNPSIAESDKTNNEVIRTITVNSSSRFSEPKEEVKIASYFSNPVKGNKLHLYLKERANIQILTLDGVVLVSKSLYVGKHEIGLALPSGVYLLKIDGSESNYHKLIVE from the coding sequence ATGAAAAAGCTACTCACATTATTATTAACCATTTTCTCAATTTCAGCCTACGCCACTCCCGACCTTATTATAAGTTCATACTACCTTCCTACTACTGTTTTAACAGCTGGTAGCAGTATGACTATAAGTGTAGGCGTTAAAAATATAGGTACATCTGCATCAGAAGAAGTAGATGTTAAGGTTTTTCTATCAACCGATAATTCTTACTCCGAGGAAGATATTCGATTATTTTGGCAGGAAACAGAAGGTATAGGTGTAAATGAATCGGATGGAGAAATAGCGAATATTACCATTCCAGTTAATACCCCCGCAGGTTCGTATCACCTAGTATTTTACGCAGATCATGAAGGGTTTGTCTCAGAATTAGACGAAAGCAATAATACTGATTTCAGAGAAATTACAGTGGAACCAGGGCTTCCTGACTTCTCAGCAACTGATTTATTTGGGCCGGCTTCAGCAATTGTGGGAAACACTATTAACATAGGATGTACTGTTACTAATTCTGGTACAGCAAATAATGTTAGCTTCAAGGTTACATATTATCTGTCTAAAAAAACATATTTGGATGGGACTGAAACGGTCCTTGGGTACGATTTCTCTACTGGTGACGATGGGGAATACGGCCAATTTATGCTTCCTGCCATTACCGATGGAAATTATTACATTCTTTACGAAGTAGATAGTGACCAGGATGTAACTGAGTCTAATGAATCGAATAATATCGCTTATCAGGCTATACAGATTTTTAACCGACCTGACCTGGAAATTACTTCCTTAAACTTGAACCAACACATTTTTTCAACAACCCCTGTTGTCGACTTCACTTTAAATGTCTTGAACTCTGGTACGCTGCCTTCTACAACTGTTAACCTGCAGGGATATCTTTCTACCGACAGTAATATTGGATTCGGCGATATACAATTTTATTCTTCGACATTGAGTGGTTTAAACGTTGGTCAGCAGACGACGATTACTGATCAAATCACATTAAATCCGATTACGGAAGGTGATTACTATGTCATATTTGCCGTCGATCAAAATAATAGTTTGATAGAAATATCAGAATTGAATAATCAAAAGGCATTATTCACGACAATCTACCAGCCCTATCCAGACTTTGCTATAAGCAACCTTTCCGTACCAACATCAATAAAGCCAGGAGATGGCGGAAATATTTCATTTCGAGTATCCAATAATGGTGAAATTTCTGGGTCAACTGATTATGCTGTTTACCTCTCAGGATCATCTTCTATCCCCGCCGGAGTTTCACCTATTGCTACTGGCAGTATATCAACACTATCTGTAGGGCAAAGTAGAATTATAAATAAGACGATAAATATTCCTTTAGGAGCAACCACTGGTGATGATAGAAAGCTAATTGTATTGATTAATACTTCTAAAGCCCACGAAACGAATTCTTCAAATAATAAGACTAGCGCAGATATTGGTATTGGCGAAATTGATTTAAAGGTAGAGATAATTCAATTCAAGATCTTGGGAGCATCAAGTGATTTTACCTCTTCTGTTACAGAAAATGAAAGTGTGAATTATAAGGTGAAATTTTCCAACGCTGGAACACTTACTGGCAAAAATATTTATGTAACAACTTTAATGTCATTAAACGGAGATATTCGCTATGCCACTACGGTAAAGGAGGGATATATCACTTTAATTCCAGGTGAATTCGTTACCTGGGATGAGATTTTCGTGCCGTCTGGGTATACACAAAACTACTATGGTACAAAATATTTTCATGCCATAGGTAATATAGGTAACCCATCAATTGCGGAAAGTGATAAAACAAATAATGAGGTAATTCGGACTATCACAGTCAATTCGTCGAGTAGATTCTCAGAGCCTAAAGAAGAGGTTAAAATTGCTTCATACTTCTCTAACCCTGTTAAGGGAAATAAACTTCACCTTTACCTAAAAGAAAGAGCTAATATTCAGATTCTCACGCTTGATGGGGTAGTTTTGGTAAGTAAGAGCCTATATGTAGGAAAACATGAAATAGGGCTAGCTCTCCCTTCTGGAGTTTACTTATTGAAAATTGACGGAAGCGAATCAAATTATCATAAACTTATTGTTGAATAG